The Notoacmeibacter ruber DNA segment AGGCAATCATGGAAGAACAGGTTGCAGGCTACGTCGCCGATCAGCAGCTCCCCGCCCGTCCGGCGCCGGCAAGCGAGAAAGGCATCGTTCACGCGATGCGCAAAAACCTTTTCGCCACACCGGTCGATTCGGCGCTCAGCATCATCTTCGGCGCTTTCGCGATCTGGCTTGGCTGGTCGATTCTCAGTTGGGCATTGCTGGACGCGACCTTCCTTGGCGGGGACCGCGCAGCGTGTCTCGGCCCCGAGGGCGGAGAGAAGGGCGGCGCGTGCTGGGCCTTCGTCGGCGCCAAATTCAGCCAGTTCATGTATGGCAGCTACCCGATCGATCTGCGCTGGCGGCCCAATCTGGTAGCCATCGTCTTCGTGATTCTGGTGGCGGGACTGGCAATTCCAAAGGCGCCCTTCAAATCCTTGAATGTCTGGCTTCTGTTCGGTTTGTTCCCGGTCTTCGCCCTGATCATGCTGACAGGTGCTGGTTTCAGCGTGACCGGTGGTTTCATGGCTTTTCTCATGCTGATTGCCGGCATCACCGTCCACCTGCTTTACGCCGATGATGCGGGAGGCCTGCAGGCCATGCCCGGCAAGGCGTCGGCCCTGGCTCTTCTGGCCGCTTTCGTTTGCATCGTCCTGTCGTCCCTCACCAGCGGAACCATCCGTTTTCTCGGCGTGACCTTCACGATGTGGAGCCTTCTGGCATGTCTTGCCGTTCTGCTCTCCGCCGGTGCAATCGCCTTCGGCATGGCAAAACGGGCCGGCAGCCAGGTCTGGCGGCCTGTTGTCCCGGTTCTCGTGGCCGCTCTCGTCGCGGTTCTGCTTGCCGAAAATTACGGAATGCGTCCGGTTTCGACGACACTGTGGGGCGGCCTGATGCTGACCCTCGTCGTGGCCATCACCGGCATCGCGGCCTCTCTCCCGCTCGGTATTCTGCTGGCGCTCGGCCGGCAGTCGGATATGCCGGCGATTCGGACGGTCTGCATCATCTTCATCGAGTTCTGGCGCGGTGTCCCGCTCATCACCGTCCTCTTCATGGCCGCCTTCATGCTGCCCTTGCTGGTTCCGACGGGTGTGACCTTCAATCAGTTGCTGCGCGCGCTGGTGGGCGTTGCGCTGTTCTCTGCGGCCTATATGGCGGAAGTCATCCGAGGCGGCCTGCAGGCGATTCCCAAGGGCCAGTATGAGGGTGCCCAGTCATTGGGCCTGTCCTACTGGCAGTCGATGCGGATGATCATCCTGCCGCAGGCCCTAAAGCTCGTGATCCCCGGGATCGTGAACACGTTCATCGGTCTCTTCAAGGATACGTCGCTGGTCTACATTATCGGCCTCGCCGACCTCCTCGGTACGGTGCGGCGCGGTTTCTCCGATCCCAACTGGATCACGCCGTCCACCGCGGCGACCGGCCTCGTTTTCGCAGGCTTCGTTTTCTGGCTCTTCTGCTTTGGCATGAGCCGCTACAGTCAATACGTCGAACGCCGGCTCGATACCGGTTACAAGCGCTAAAAGGGGCTTCTCATGACCGACCAGACAATGGCTACCGGCAACACGCCCGATCCTGCCGTGGCTGCCAGCGGCAACGTCGAGACGAGCAAGATGCAGGTCAGCAAGACCGACGTTGCGGTCGAGATGATCAAGGTCAACAAATGGTACGGCGACTTCCACGTTCTTCGCGACATCGATCTGAAAGTCATGCGCGGCGAGCGGATCGTCATCGCGGGCCCGTCGGGCTCCGGCAAGTCCACCATGATTCGCTGCATCAACCGGCTGGAAGAGCACCAGGAAGGCAAGATTTTCGTCGACGGAACCGAACTCACCCACGATCTGAAAAAGATCGACGAGGTGCGTCGAGAGGTCGGCATGGTCTTCCAGCACTTCAACCTCTTCCCCCATCTCACGATTCTTCAGAACTGCACATTGGCGCCGATCGAGGTGCGCAAGATGCCGAAGAAAGAGGCTGAAGAGATCGCCATGCACTATCTGGAGCGGGTGAAGATTCCGGAGCAGGCGAACAAATATCCTGGCCAGCTTTCAGGCGGTCAGCAGCAGCGTGTCGCCATTGCACGTTCGCTTTGTATGAATCCGCGGATCATGCTGTTCGACGAGCCGACCTCGGCTCTCGATCCGGAGATGATCAAGGAAGTGCTCGACACCATGGTCGGCCTAGCCGAAGAAGGCATGACCATGCTGTGCGTGACGCACGAAATGGGCTTTGCGCGGCAGGTCGCCAACCGCGTCATCTTCATGGATGCCGGTCAGATCGTCGAGCAGAACAATCCGCAGGACTTCTTCGACAACCCGCAGCATGAGCGCACCAAGCTGTTCCTGAGCCAGATTCTGCACGGATAAGCCGGAGCAACCGCTCCTGGGCTGAAGCCGTTGACCGAAAAGGAAGGCGAGCCGCTTTGCCTGGCTCGCTTTTCGTGGCAGTCAGCGGGGGAACAATGCTGATCGACAGGCCGCATTTTCACGGCTTTTCCAAGAGGGTGTTGCTGTGACTGAATTCGTGATCGACGTGCCGGAGACGCCCTCGGTGGCCGTTGCAGGAACCGATTCGCGCTTTCCCGTTCGTCGTATTTTCTGTGTCGGCCGGAACTACGCCGCCCATGCACGGGAAATGGGAAACGATCCGGATCGTGAGCCGCCGTTCTTCTTCACCAAGCCCGCGGATGCGGTGGTCGACGCAGGCCGAAGCGAAAACGCTGTCATTCCTTATCCGCCGGAGACCGAAGATCTCCATTATGAAGTCGAGCTGACCGTCGCGATCGGCAAGGGCGGCCGTAACATCGCACCGGATCGGGCTCTCGATCATGTTTTCGGATACGCTGTGGGCCTCGATCTGACGCGGCGCGACCTGCAGGCTGCCGCCAAGAAGATGGGCCGGCCCTGGGACTGTGCGAAGGGGTTCGATCGCTCCGCCCCCCTTGCGCCGATCCAGCCCGCCGGCGGATATGATCCGGCGCGGGGGCGCATCTGGCTGTCCGTCGATGGCGAGACGAAACAGGAGGCCGATCTCGCCGATCTGATCTGGCCGGTCCGAGATGTCATCGCGATCGTCAGCCAGTCGATGGAATTGCAGCCCGGAGACCTGATCATGACGGGAACGCCGGCAGGGGTCGGGGCGGTTGTCGCTGGCCAGCGCCTCGAAGGAGGCGTAGACGGGCTGGAGGAGATCGTCATAACTATCGGAGATCGCGAATGAGCGGTAAGACCGCAGATTATGTCCTTCACGGCTATTTTCGCTCGTCCACCAGCTTTCGTACGAGAATAGCGCTCAATCTCAAGGACATCGCCTACGATCAGGTCACCTATAATTTGCGCGCGGGCGAACAGCGCTCCGAAGGTTATCTGCAACGCAACAGGCAGGGGCTGGTGCCTGCGCTTCAGTTGCCGGACGGCTCCCATCTGAACCAGTCCTTGGCAATCATTGAATGGTTGGACGAAACCCATCCAGAACCGCCTTTGCTGCCGCAAGACGCGCAGCAGCGCGCACGGGTCAGAAGTCTTTCCCATGCCGTCGCTCTCGACATTCATCCTTTGAACAATCTGCGCGTCCTGAACCGGCTCCGCAGCCAGTTCGACGCCGATGACGAGGCGGTCAAGGAGTGGTTTCAACACTGGGTCGGTCTGGAATTTTCGGCGCTTGAAAGGCGGCTTTCCAGCGAAGCCGAAACGGGTAAGTTCTGCCACGGCGACACGGTCACGATGGCCGATATCTGTCTTGTCGCGCAGTCGGTCAACAATCGACGCTTCGAGGTGGATGAAGAGCCTTATCCCGTCATCCGCCGGATCGTGGAGACCTGCCTGAAGCTGGAAGCGTTCGAACGTGCGCTGCCCGCAAACCAGCCCGACGCCGGCTGAGGCCGGACGCCTTTTCCGACGTCTCCACTTTAAAAGCGCGTCACCAGCGCAGGAAAAGCCGACCTGCCAGGCCGCCGAGACCCGTGACGGCTGCGACAGAGACGCCATACCAGACCGCTAGAAAGAAGGGTGAATCATCCGGGCAATGCGCGGCGTACAGGAACGTCGCGACCGCACCGCTGAAAAGCCCCGCCATTGCGCCGGACAGGATCGGGCGGACGGACGCTCTTTGCCGTATCGCCGCCACGACGATGCCGAGAAGCGGCAGGGCGAGTAGAAAGACCGAGAGAGCACAGGCCGCCGGATTGCTGCCCATGAGGCGATTGGACCATCGCGCGGGAGGAATGACCATCATTTCAATGCCTATTCCGAGCAGGAGAACGACCAGCCCGAAGCCGAGCCATCCGATATGGCGAAGCGGTCGGCCGGTCGGGTCCGCCGTTTCGATGACGAGACGCAAGGCCGCCGCCGCCAAAAGCGCGGCGACGAGCGGTTTGAGGAGAAAGCCGTAATCCCCTGAAACCGCAGCCAGATCCGGACGGACGGCGAAAATGCTGAACATCAGGCCGCTTCCGACCAGTAAAGTCGCGCCAATGACGAACAGCCAGGGCAGGGGCTTGCCTGGCCCGTTGCGCCGGGCATCCTGTGCCAGTCCTTCGATAACGTCTTCGGTCTTCATTCCTTCTCGTCCCCGAAACGTTTTCTGATGGAAGCGAGGCCCCGATGGAAAGCCACACGCACAGCGCCTTCGCTGATCCCGAGTTGCCGAGCCGTGTCCGGGATGCTGCGGCCGTTGAGCGAGATTTCCGTCACGACCTGCCGCGACCGTCCGCTCAATTCGCCGACTGCCCGTTCCAGTTCGTGGTCGAGAATGACCGGCTCCGCCTGATGATCGCTCAGTACTGCCTCGAAATCGGCAATGTCCAAATGGAGATGCCGTTTATTGGCACGCCAATAATCGATGGCCTTGTAACGCGTTATGGCAAACAGCCAGGCGGCGACCGGTTTGTGAGGCTGCCAGCTATGCCGCTTTTTATGGACGGCGATCAGGACATCCTGCACCACATCTTCAATATCGGCAGCTTGGCCTGCTCCCATTTTGCCACGCAGGAACGCGCGCAGGACTTTGGAAACTTCATCCAGAAAGCGCCGGTATGCGTGAACATCGCCGTTGAGCGCCGACACGAAAAGGCCATCTAGATCGGGTGGTGGGGGCGGCGCGGTCAACTGCATATCCTCCATTCGAGGCATCGCGGCCCGATGTTACAGAAGAGCGGTCCGGTTTGACAGGTCGACGGAGCGTAGCGGCCTTCGGTCCGGGGCTGCCATTGTCGCTCATCGGGAAAATCGCTAAGCCGACCGCCGCGGAACGCAGAGAGGTAATCCATGTCCGACAGGCAAACCATCATCATTGTCGGCGCCGGCCAGGCGGGGGCCCAGCTTGCGGCCAGCCTTCGGCAGGAAGGATATGTCGGAGATGTCGTGCTCTACGGCGATGAGCCTGGCTTGCCCTATCAGCGCCCGCCGCTTTCCAAGACCTACATGAAGGAGGGAAATCCCGACCGTCTTCTTCTGCGAGGGGAGAGCTTCTTTGAGG contains these protein-coding regions:
- a CDS encoding amino acid ABC transporter permease codes for the protein MEEQVAGYVADQQLPARPAPASEKGIVHAMRKNLFATPVDSALSIIFGAFAIWLGWSILSWALLDATFLGGDRAACLGPEGGEKGGACWAFVGAKFSQFMYGSYPIDLRWRPNLVAIVFVILVAGLAIPKAPFKSLNVWLLFGLFPVFALIMLTGAGFSVTGGFMAFLMLIAGITVHLLYADDAGGLQAMPGKASALALLAAFVCIVLSSLTSGTIRFLGVTFTMWSLLACLAVLLSAGAIAFGMAKRAGSQVWRPVVPVLVAALVAVLLAENYGMRPVSTTLWGGLMLTLVVAITGIAASLPLGILLALGRQSDMPAIRTVCIIFIEFWRGVPLITVLFMAAFMLPLLVPTGVTFNQLLRALVGVALFSAAYMAEVIRGGLQAIPKGQYEGAQSLGLSYWQSMRMIILPQALKLVIPGIVNTFIGLFKDTSLVYIIGLADLLGTVRRGFSDPNWITPSTAATGLVFAGFVFWLFCFGMSRYSQYVERRLDTGYKR
- a CDS encoding amino acid ABC transporter ATP-binding protein, which translates into the protein MATGNTPDPAVAASGNVETSKMQVSKTDVAVEMIKVNKWYGDFHVLRDIDLKVMRGERIVIAGPSGSGKSTMIRCINRLEEHQEGKIFVDGTELTHDLKKIDEVRREVGMVFQHFNLFPHLTILQNCTLAPIEVRKMPKKEAEEIAMHYLERVKIPEQANKYPGQLSGGQQQRVAIARSLCMNPRIMLFDEPTSALDPEMIKEVLDTMVGLAEEGMTMLCVTHEMGFARQVANRVIFMDAGQIVEQNNPQDFFDNPQHERTKLFLSQILHG
- a CDS encoding fumarylacetoacetate hydrolase family protein encodes the protein MTEFVIDVPETPSVAVAGTDSRFPVRRIFCVGRNYAAHAREMGNDPDREPPFFFTKPADAVVDAGRSENAVIPYPPETEDLHYEVELTVAIGKGGRNIAPDRALDHVFGYAVGLDLTRRDLQAAAKKMGRPWDCAKGFDRSAPLAPIQPAGGYDPARGRIWLSVDGETKQEADLADLIWPVRDVIAIVSQSMELQPGDLIMTGTPAGVGAVVAGQRLEGGVDGLEEIVITIGDRE
- the maiA gene encoding maleylacetoacetate isomerase, with protein sequence MSGKTADYVLHGYFRSSTSFRTRIALNLKDIAYDQVTYNLRAGEQRSEGYLQRNRQGLVPALQLPDGSHLNQSLAIIEWLDETHPEPPLLPQDAQQRARVRSLSHAVALDIHPLNNLRVLNRLRSQFDADDEAVKEWFQHWVGLEFSALERRLSSEAETGKFCHGDTVTMADICLVAQSVNNRRFEVDEEPYPVIRRIVETCLKLEAFERALPANQPDAG
- a CDS encoding NrsF family protein is translated as MKTEDVIEGLAQDARRNGPGKPLPWLFVIGATLLVGSGLMFSIFAVRPDLAAVSGDYGFLLKPLVAALLAAAALRLVIETADPTGRPLRHIGWLGFGLVVLLLGIGIEMMVIPPARWSNRLMGSNPAACALSVFLLALPLLGIVVAAIRQRASVRPILSGAMAGLFSGAVATFLYAAHCPDDSPFFLAVWYGVSVAAVTGLGGLAGRLFLRW
- a CDS encoding sigma-70 family RNA polymerase sigma factor is translated as MQLTAPPPPPDLDGLFVSALNGDVHAYRRFLDEVSKVLRAFLRGKMGAGQAADIEDVVQDVLIAVHKKRHSWQPHKPVAAWLFAITRYKAIDYWRANKRHLHLDIADFEAVLSDHQAEPVILDHELERAVGELSGRSRQVVTEISLNGRSIPDTARQLGISEGAVRVAFHRGLASIRKRFGDEKE